The Syngnathus acus chromosome 3, fSynAcu1.2, whole genome shotgun sequence genome includes a window with the following:
- the xkr5b gene encoding XK-related protein 5b isoform X2, giving the protein MRDYSGPASHGGSCVACCQVCVFFFTAVLIVAERAALIYCFVYYLWVGHNYCYAHLAGFTALFLLPGWGPQWLSYLWYLSDGKIRRKSLTWTHVLHLGIFKRLWECMHLSDMDVYGEIMQQADVSALRLLEALVVTLPETLLHTYVLICTDIGIKSPASVCFAVCLLSLAWALVLYARACHLIRPGHLQMTPASIFCRLLWRVSMLGSRFGVLMLFTRVFKQWILGVIGVHWLGTTVWMVSQQTDIIRSTSRWRLFNLILGAIHIFFFLNVKYGPSRFRMAGFYLVMFLENIFLLLASSWLFSMVSWDTVAIPAAVLCSFLIGVISLVLYYRFLHPKSFEIFQSIRRRGISGACMETGSILSLEEKVTPTFHRHATLSGGGTLMELPLQWEGWRHHHWLLIRLALKTGDVPKIWSLYGEGGLAGLMGLCEEIHYGNEPRRVPQAPRVPPQVLQKLQPAPQPPPPQEREVAPPPKPALTNVIARPVRKAPPTTIHDIKLVPEIIPVHEAILEEVTEDFSAPHSEDRGEEEFQSAIYGSPTLSSPPPPGSLRHIDSNAGTLTEKSSSAASLDIKTPGWSPERRSPLLISSPEKKASTPLDPNLTSYFSVDAPSPSTGSYLGWGSELSPISTYRSPYRIREARFVPSPPRPESRAGTVSPSLAPVVIIPATPGTTPRATPSGTPGSITPAASTPTASTPAASTPGAATPASATTPSTPIVPLTPVISHARKQMVQLVDSRERAV; this is encoded by the exons ATGAGGGACTACTCAGGTCCTGCCAGCCACGGAGGCTCTTGTGTGGCCTGCTGCCAAGTTTGTGTCTTCTTCTTCACTGCAGTCCTTATTGTCGCGGAGAGGGCAGCGC tGATTTACTGCTTTGTGTACTATCTGTGGGTGGGTCACAACTACTGCTATGCCCATCTGGCTGGATTCACCGCACTCTTCTTGCTACCAG GTTGGGGTCCACAGTGGCTCAGCTACTTGTGGTACCTCTCAGATGGAAAAATCCGCAGAAAGTCTCTCACCTGGACTCACGTACTGCACTTGGGTATTTTCAAAAG GTTGTGGGAGTGCATGCATCTTTCAGACATGGACGTGTATGGCGAGATCATGCAGCAGGCCGACGTGTCTGCCTTGCGCCTGTTGGAGGCCTTGGTGGTCACTCTCCCCGAAACACTGCTCCATACCTACGTGCTCATCTGCACTGATATAGGCATCAAATCACCAG CATCAGTGTGTTTTGCCGTGTGTTTGTTATCTCTGGCCTGGGCGTTGGTCCTGTACGCCCGGGCATGTCATCTCATCAGACCAGGACACCTGCAAATGACCCCTGCATCCATCTTTTGTCGACTCCTGTGGAGG gtCAGTATGTTGGGGTCTCGATTCGGCGTACTCATGCTTTTCACACGGGTCTTCAAACAGTGGATTCTTGGCGTTATAG GTGTGCACTGGTTGGGGACAACAGTTTGGATGGTTTCTCAGCAGACTGACATTATCCGTTCAACTAGTCGATGGAGACTCTTCAATCTGATTCTTGGAGCCATTCATATATTCTTTTTCCTCAACGTGAAGTACGGCCCGTCACGCTTCCGAATGGCTGGCTTCTATCTG GTAATGTTTTTAGAGAACATTTTCCTCCTGCTGGCCTCGTCCTGGTTGTTCAGCATGGTGTCATGGGATACGGTGGCCATCCCAGCCGCGGTCCTCTGCAGCTTCCTTATCG GTGTAATCTCGTTGGTGCTATACTATCGCTTCCTCCACCCCAAATCCTTTGAGATCTTCCAGAGCATTCGCCGTCGGGGGATCAGCGGCGCCTGCATGGAGACTGGATCCATACTTTCGTTGGAGGAGAAAGTCACTCCTACTTTCCATCGCCATGCAACACTGTCTG GAGGCGGAACCCTTATGGAGCTCCCGCTCCAGTGGGAGGGCTGGAGGCATCATCACTGGCTGCTGATTCGACTGGCTTTGAAGACAGGGGACGTGCCCAAAATCTGGTCGCTCTACGGAGAAGGCGGTCTGGCTGGACTCATGGGTCTGTGTGAAGAGATTCACTATGGCAATGAACCTCGTCGTGTACCGCAG GCTCCACGTGTCCCACCTCAGGTTCTTCAGAAGCTACAACCAGCTCCTCAACCACCCCCACCTCAG GAGAGAGAGGTGGCACCGCCACCAAAGCCAGCTCTTACCAATGTCATAGCCAGACCTGTGAGGAAAGCTCCTCCCACAACCATCCACGATATTAAACTAGTTCCAGAGATCATCCCAGTGCACGAGGCCATTCTTGAAGAGGTCACAGAGGATTTCAGTGCTCCACACTCAGAGGATAGAG GTGAGGAAGAGTTTCAAAGTGCGATTTATGGCTCACCTACCCTTTCATCACCTCCCCCACCGGGAAGCCTGCGCCACATCGACAGTAATGCTGGCACCTTGACCGAGAAGTCGTCCTCAGCCGCTTCTCTGGATATCAAGACCCCCGGCTGGTCACCCGAACGTCGCTCCCCTCTCCTGATCAGCTCCCCAGAGAAGAAAGCATCCACGCCGTTAGATCCAAACCTTACCTCCTATTTTAGTGTAGATGCACCCTCTCCCTCCACTGGAAGCTACCTGGGCTGGGGGTCTGAGCTGTCCCCCATCTCCACCTACCGAAGCCCCTACCGCATCAGGGAGGCTCGTTTCGTCCCATCTCCCCCGCGTCCGGAATCTCGAGCTGGGACAGTGAGTCCAAGTCTGGCCCCTGTTGTTATCATCCCTGCTACGCCCGGCACGACTCCACGCGCGACCCCGAGTGGGACCCCTGGTTCCATTACACCCGCGGCCTCCACGCCCACCGCCTCCACGCCTGCTGCGTCCACTCCAGGTGCTGCAACCCCTGCGAGTGCTACTACACCCAGCACCCCGATTGTGCCACTCACACCAGTCATCTCCCACGCCAGAAAACAAATGGTCCAGTTGGTGGACAGCAGAGAGAGGGCGGTGTAA
- the xkr5b gene encoding XK-related protein 5b isoform X1, with protein MRDYSGPASHGGSCVACCQVCVFFFTAVLIVAERAALIYCFVYYLWVGHNYCYAHLAGFTALFLLPGWGPQWLSYLWYLSDGKIRRKSLTWTHVLHLGIFKRLWECMHLSDMDVYGEIMQQADVSALRLLEALVVTLPETLLHTYVLICTDIGIKSPASVCFAVCLLSLAWALVLYARACHLIRPGHLQMTPASIFCRLLWRVSMLGSRFGVLMLFTRVFKQWILGVIGVHWLGTTVWMVSQQTDIIRSTSRWRLFNLILGAIHIFFFLNVKYGPSRFRMAGFYLVMFLENIFLLLASSWLFSMVSWDTVAIPAAVLCSFLIGVISLVLYYRFLHPKSFEIFQSIRRRGISGACMETGSILSLEEKVTPTFHRHATLSGGGTLMELPLQWEGWRHHHWLLIRLALKTGDVPKIWSLYGEGGLAGLMGLCEEIHYGNEPRRVPQAPRVPPQVLQKLQPAPQPPPPQVIPAPQEREVAPPPKPALTNVIARPVRKAPPTTIHDIKLVPEIIPVHEAILEEVTEDFSAPHSEDRGEEEFQSAIYGSPTLSSPPPPGSLRHIDSNAGTLTEKSSSAASLDIKTPGWSPERRSPLLISSPEKKASTPLDPNLTSYFSVDAPSPSTGSYLGWGSELSPISTYRSPYRIREARFVPSPPRPESRAGTVSPSLAPVVIIPATPGTTPRATPSGTPGSITPAASTPTASTPAASTPGAATPASATTPSTPIVPLTPVISHARKQMVQLVDSRERAV; from the exons ATGAGGGACTACTCAGGTCCTGCCAGCCACGGAGGCTCTTGTGTGGCCTGCTGCCAAGTTTGTGTCTTCTTCTTCACTGCAGTCCTTATTGTCGCGGAGAGGGCAGCGC tGATTTACTGCTTTGTGTACTATCTGTGGGTGGGTCACAACTACTGCTATGCCCATCTGGCTGGATTCACCGCACTCTTCTTGCTACCAG GTTGGGGTCCACAGTGGCTCAGCTACTTGTGGTACCTCTCAGATGGAAAAATCCGCAGAAAGTCTCTCACCTGGACTCACGTACTGCACTTGGGTATTTTCAAAAG GTTGTGGGAGTGCATGCATCTTTCAGACATGGACGTGTATGGCGAGATCATGCAGCAGGCCGACGTGTCTGCCTTGCGCCTGTTGGAGGCCTTGGTGGTCACTCTCCCCGAAACACTGCTCCATACCTACGTGCTCATCTGCACTGATATAGGCATCAAATCACCAG CATCAGTGTGTTTTGCCGTGTGTTTGTTATCTCTGGCCTGGGCGTTGGTCCTGTACGCCCGGGCATGTCATCTCATCAGACCAGGACACCTGCAAATGACCCCTGCATCCATCTTTTGTCGACTCCTGTGGAGG gtCAGTATGTTGGGGTCTCGATTCGGCGTACTCATGCTTTTCACACGGGTCTTCAAACAGTGGATTCTTGGCGTTATAG GTGTGCACTGGTTGGGGACAACAGTTTGGATGGTTTCTCAGCAGACTGACATTATCCGTTCAACTAGTCGATGGAGACTCTTCAATCTGATTCTTGGAGCCATTCATATATTCTTTTTCCTCAACGTGAAGTACGGCCCGTCACGCTTCCGAATGGCTGGCTTCTATCTG GTAATGTTTTTAGAGAACATTTTCCTCCTGCTGGCCTCGTCCTGGTTGTTCAGCATGGTGTCATGGGATACGGTGGCCATCCCAGCCGCGGTCCTCTGCAGCTTCCTTATCG GTGTAATCTCGTTGGTGCTATACTATCGCTTCCTCCACCCCAAATCCTTTGAGATCTTCCAGAGCATTCGCCGTCGGGGGATCAGCGGCGCCTGCATGGAGACTGGATCCATACTTTCGTTGGAGGAGAAAGTCACTCCTACTTTCCATCGCCATGCAACACTGTCTG GAGGCGGAACCCTTATGGAGCTCCCGCTCCAGTGGGAGGGCTGGAGGCATCATCACTGGCTGCTGATTCGACTGGCTTTGAAGACAGGGGACGTGCCCAAAATCTGGTCGCTCTACGGAGAAGGCGGTCTGGCTGGACTCATGGGTCTGTGTGAAGAGATTCACTATGGCAATGAACCTCGTCGTGTACCGCAG GCTCCACGTGTCCCACCTCAGGTTCTTCAGAAGCTACAACCAGCTCCTCAACCACCCCCACCTCAGGTGATCCCAGCTCCACAG GAGAGAGAGGTGGCACCGCCACCAAAGCCAGCTCTTACCAATGTCATAGCCAGACCTGTGAGGAAAGCTCCTCCCACAACCATCCACGATATTAAACTAGTTCCAGAGATCATCCCAGTGCACGAGGCCATTCTTGAAGAGGTCACAGAGGATTTCAGTGCTCCACACTCAGAGGATAGAG GTGAGGAAGAGTTTCAAAGTGCGATTTATGGCTCACCTACCCTTTCATCACCTCCCCCACCGGGAAGCCTGCGCCACATCGACAGTAATGCTGGCACCTTGACCGAGAAGTCGTCCTCAGCCGCTTCTCTGGATATCAAGACCCCCGGCTGGTCACCCGAACGTCGCTCCCCTCTCCTGATCAGCTCCCCAGAGAAGAAAGCATCCACGCCGTTAGATCCAAACCTTACCTCCTATTTTAGTGTAGATGCACCCTCTCCCTCCACTGGAAGCTACCTGGGCTGGGGGTCTGAGCTGTCCCCCATCTCCACCTACCGAAGCCCCTACCGCATCAGGGAGGCTCGTTTCGTCCCATCTCCCCCGCGTCCGGAATCTCGAGCTGGGACAGTGAGTCCAAGTCTGGCCCCTGTTGTTATCATCCCTGCTACGCCCGGCACGACTCCACGCGCGACCCCGAGTGGGACCCCTGGTTCCATTACACCCGCGGCCTCCACGCCCACCGCCTCCACGCCTGCTGCGTCCACTCCAGGTGCTGCAACCCCTGCGAGTGCTACTACACCCAGCACCCCGATTGTGCCACTCACACCAGTCATCTCCCACGCCAGAAAACAAATGGTCCAGTTGGTGGACAGCAGAGAGAGGGCGGTGTAA
- the eva1a gene encoding protein eva-1 homolog A: protein MSTQTTESTSADVMVVSKEMALLSNILAAYTFITDQPERTALVFLGGVSVGLLVTLCAVVFQIHCRADCHYGNSKHPRHRHHHHHHRHKRHHHVCQHHQQHVDANPDNMAVVPSEVTGPAGDSESEDWDETTDMSSRRRRRFERALLHAGMFTSAEELDQAQRLEERERILREIWMNGQPDISTVTQSLNRYY from the exons ATGAGTACACAGACCACAGAGAGCACCAGCGCAGATGTGATGGTGGTCTCCAAGGAGATGGCATTGCTTAGCAACATACTGGCAGCTTACACCTTCATCACAG ACCAACCGGAGAGGACAGCTCTGGTGTTTCTGGGTGGAGTGTCTGTCGGTCTCCTTGTCACGCTCTGTGCCGTGGTCTTCCAGATACATTGTCGCGCCGACTGTCACTATGGCAACAGTAAACACCCTCGCCATCgacatcaccatcatcatcatcgccacAAGCGTCACCATCACGTCTGTcagcaccaccagcagcacgTCGACGCCAACCCGGACAATATGGCTGTTGTCCCCTCAGAGGTCACCGGGCCGGCCGGGGACAGCGAATCCGAGGACTGGGATGAAACGACTGACATGTCGTCACGGAGACGCAGACGCTTTGAGAGGGCCTTGCTGCATGCCGGCATGTTTACATCAGCTGAGG AACTGGACCAGGCCCAGCGGCTAGAGGAGCGAGAAAGGATCCTGAGAGAAATCTGGATGAACGGACAGCCAGACATCAGCACAGTCACTCAGAGCCTAAACAGATATTACTGA